From Triticum aestivum cultivar Chinese Spring chromosome 4A, IWGSC CS RefSeq v2.1, whole genome shotgun sequence, a single genomic window includes:
- the LOC123085464 gene encoding UDP-glucuronic acid decarboxylase 6: protein MAQKDAANGNGATTRPPPTPSPIRFSKFFQANMRILVTGGAGFIGSHLVDKLMENEKNEVIVADNFFTGSKDNLKKWIGHPRFELIRHDVTEPLLVEVDQIYHLACPASPIFYKHNPVKTIKTNVIGTLNMLGLAKRVGARILLTSTSEVYGDPLEHPQTEAYWGNVNPIGVRSCYDEGKRVAETLMFDYHRQHGIEIRIARIFNTYGPRMNIDDGRVVSNFIAQAIRGEALTVQKPGTQTRSFCYVADMVNGLMKLMNGDNTGPINIGNPGEFTMLELAENVKELINPEVTVTMTENTPDDPRQRKPDITKAKEVLDWEPKVVLRDGLVLMEDDFRERLAVPKKTKA, encoded by the exons ATGGCGCAGAAGGACGCCGCCAATGGCAACGGCGCCACCACGCGCCCGCCGCCCACTCCCTCCCCCATCCGCTTCTCCAAGTTCTTCCAG GCCAACATGCGGATCCTGGTCACCGGCGGAGCTGGCTTCATCGGCTCGCACCTCGTCGACAAGCTCATGGAGAACGAGAAGAACGAG GTCATTGTTGCTGACAACTTTTTCACTGGGTCAAAAGACAACCTGAAGAAGTGGATCGGACACCCAAGATTTGAACTCATCCGTCACG ATGTCACCGAACCACTGCTCGTGGAGGTTGACCAAATCTACCACCTTGCTTGCCCTGCCTCACCAATCTTCTACAAGCACAACCCTGTCAAG ACCATCAAGACGAATGTCATTGGAACCTTGAACATGCTTGGACTTGCAAAGAGAGTTGGAGCTAG AATATTGTTGACTTCGACCTCTGAAGTTTATGGTGATCCCCTTGAGCATCCTCAGACGGAGGCGTACTGGGGCAATGTTAACCCAATTG GAGTCAGGAGCTGCTACGATGAGGGTAAGCGTGTAGCTGAGACACTGATGTTCGACTACCACAGGCAGCACGGCATTG AGATCCGTATTGCCAGGATTTTCAACACCTATGGACCTAGGATGAACATCGATGATGGCCGTGTTGTTAGTAACTTCATTGCTCAGGCCATTCG TGGTGAAGCACTGACTGTCCAGAAGCCTGGAACACAGACCAGGAGCTTCTGCTACGTCGCTGATATG GTCAATGGTCTTATGAAGCTGATGAATGGAGACAACACCGGACCCATTAACATTGGGAACCCAG GTGAATTCACCATGCTGGAACTTGCCGAGAATGTGAAGGAG TTGATCAACCCAGAAGTGACAGTGACGATGACTGAGAACACTCCTGATGACCCTCGCCAGAGGAAGCCTGACATCACCAAGGCCAAGGAGGTTCTCGACTGGGAGCCC